A DNA window from Rhizobium jaguaris contains the following coding sequences:
- a CDS encoding metallophosphoesterase family protein, with amino-acid sequence MRFAAIADVHGNHLALEAVLADIRAQGIDDIVNLGDCFSGPLTAGETAEILVALDAVTVRGNHDRHLIEQVPKEMHASDSAAHAELSVHHFDWLRTLPFSTVYGDEAYLCHATPKDDHTYWLEAVSPQGHIYLKPIEEIEALATGIDFPLLLCGHSHIPRMVRLGDGRLIVNPGSVGCPAYDDDLPHYHKVEAGHPFASYVILEKVDGIWLPAFRQVAYDHRAMAALAGRAGRADWASGLATGWLR; translated from the coding sequence TTGCGTTTTGCGGCGATTGCGGATGTGCATGGCAATCATCTGGCGCTGGAGGCGGTGCTGGCTGATATACGGGCGCAAGGCATCGACGACATCGTCAATCTCGGCGACTGCTTTAGCGGGCCACTAACGGCGGGGGAGACGGCCGAAATCCTGGTTGCGCTCGACGCGGTGACGGTTCGCGGGAACCACGATCGGCATCTGATCGAACAGGTGCCGAAAGAGATGCATGCTTCGGACAGTGCCGCCCATGCGGAATTGTCCGTGCATCATTTCGACTGGCTGAGGACCTTACCCTTCAGCACCGTCTATGGGGACGAGGCCTACCTTTGCCACGCGACGCCCAAGGACGATCATACCTATTGGCTCGAAGCCGTCTCGCCGCAAGGCCACATTTATCTGAAGCCGATCGAAGAGATAGAGGCGCTGGCCACCGGAATCGATTTTCCGCTGTTGTTATGCGGCCATAGTCACATCCCGCGTATGGTTCGCCTCGGTGATGGGCGCCTGATCGTCAACCCCGGCAGCGTCGGCTGCCCCGCCTACGATGACGATTTGCCCCATTATCACAAGGTCGAGGCCGGCCATCCCTTCGCCTCCTATGTCATTCTGGAAAAGGTGGACGGCATATGGCTGCCGGCATTCCGGCAGGTGGCCTACGATCATCGAGCGATGGCGGCGTTAGCTGGGCGTGCCGGCCGCGCCGATTGGGCGAGCGGTTTGGCGACAGGGTGGCTGCGCTAA
- the uraH gene encoding hydroxyisourate hydrolase yields MTGLTTHVLDTALGRPAEGLVIDLFKIEGETRQHLKTVTTNSDGRVDGGPMLVGDSFVAGIYELLFRAGDYLRATGVKLPEPAFLDLVPIRFGIADTTAHYHVPLLLSPYGYSTYRGS; encoded by the coding sequence ATGACCGGACTGACCACCCATGTGCTCGATACTGCCCTTGGCAGACCGGCCGAAGGCCTGGTGATCGATCTCTTCAAGATCGAGGGCGAGACGCGGCAGCATCTGAAGACGGTCACGACCAATTCGGACGGACGCGTCGACGGTGGGCCGATGCTGGTCGGCGACAGTTTTGTTGCCGGTATCTATGAATTACTCTTCCGGGCCGGCGATTATCTGCGTGCAACCGGGGTCAAGCTACCCGAGCCAGCATTCCTGGATCTTGTACCGATCCGTTTCGGTATCGCCGATACGACGGCGCATTACCACGTGCCGCTGCTGCTCTCGCCCTATGGCTATTCCACCTATCGCGGGAGCTGA
- a CDS encoding ureidoglycolate lyase, whose translation MTRTLDIFPLTKAAFAPFGDVIEADPATVRLINGGTTERFHALSSAEAAGDEARVIINLFRGQPRAFPYAVEMMERHPLGSQCFVPLNDRQFLVIVSEDEDGRPGTPRVFLARGDQGVNYRRNVWHYPLMTLDQPSDFLVVDRDGPGNNLVEFFFDTPFIIGAPTL comes from the coding sequence ATGACCAGAACTCTCGATATCTTCCCTCTTACCAAGGCCGCGTTCGCGCCCTTTGGCGACGTCATCGAAGCGGACCCAGCGACGGTGAGGCTGATCAATGGCGGTACGACGGAGCGGTTTCATGCCCTTTCCAGCGCTGAGGCCGCGGGCGACGAAGCGCGCGTGATCATCAATCTGTTTCGCGGCCAGCCGCGGGCCTTTCCATACGCGGTCGAGATGATGGAGCGCCATCCCCTCGGCAGCCAGTGTTTCGTACCGCTGAACGATCGGCAGTTTCTTGTCATCGTTTCGGAGGATGAGGACGGCAGGCCAGGCACGCCGCGGGTTTTTTTGGCACGAGGTGACCAAGGTGTGAACTATCGTCGCAATGTCTGGCACTACCCGCTGATGACCCTTGATCAGCCGAGCGACTTTCTCGTCGTTGATCGCGACGGGCCGGGCAACAATCTGGTGGAATTCTTCTTCGACACCCCCTTCATCATCGGAGCGCCGACCCTATGA
- a CDS encoding HepT-like ribonuclease domain-containing protein, protein MTGRGPVHYLDHMQRAASEARLFVRGMDRASFLADDRTQYAVAYSLCAIGAAAAQLLREYPEFGPDHPDLRWNEMQAMSELLLADGVTANVEDVWTTVGHVIPELLTQLESIRRWRAEGE, encoded by the coding sequence ATGACCGGTAGAGGTCCTGTCCATTACCTGGATCACATGCAGAGGGCCGCGTCCGAAGCGCGTCTTTTTGTTCGAGGAATGGACAGGGCATCGTTCCTGGCCGATGATCGTACTCAATATGCCGTCGCATATAGCCTCTGTGCCATTGGTGCGGCGGCAGCCCAATTGCTGCGTGAATATCCGGAATTTGGCCCGGACCATCCGGATCTACGTTGGAATGAGATGCAAGCCATGAGCGAGCTCCTGCTAGCCGACGGCGTCACGGCAAACGTCGAGGACGTTTGGACGACGGTCGGGCATGTGATCCCGGAATTGCTCACACAGCTCGAATCCATCCGCCGCTGGCGAGCGGAAGGAGAGTGA
- the alc gene encoding allantoicase — MTDTADTSLPSFALGAINLASARLGAKGLYATDEFFAPLDRMLQDVPASFDPDLYDDNGKYMDGWESRRKRVPGHDWSDIRLAMPGRIFGFDVDTSYFTGNYPPHCSIEAAFVENGDPTDATAWTEILVKSPLGSSAHHFFEVADKEKVWTHLRMHIYPDGGVARLRVYGAAYFDWSKVGGTEEVDLGYIFNGAKALAWSDAHYGHPDKMLGPGRGLNMGDGWETKRRRGPGHDWTIIRLGHPGTINRVIVDTAFFKGNFPDTCELLGAYLPGHGDTFTDAEIAASENWKPILPRQKLQMDHIHEYGADVLASIGPVTHVRFAMHPDGGVMRLRLFGNKA; from the coding sequence ATGACTGACACTGCCGATACCAGCCTTCCGTCCTTCGCGCTCGGTGCCATTAACCTTGCCTCCGCCCGTCTCGGCGCCAAAGGGCTCTACGCCACCGACGAGTTCTTCGCGCCGCTGGATCGGATGCTGCAGGATGTACCGGCAAGCTTCGATCCGGATCTCTATGATGACAACGGCAAGTACATGGACGGCTGGGAAAGCCGGCGCAAGCGTGTACCGGGGCATGACTGGTCGGACATCCGCCTCGCCATGCCGGGCCGCATCTTCGGGTTTGATGTCGATACCAGCTATTTCACGGGCAATTACCCGCCGCATTGCTCGATCGAGGCCGCGTTCGTTGAAAATGGCGATCCGACCGACGCGACCGCCTGGACCGAGATCCTCGTAAAATCGCCGCTCGGCTCCAGCGCACATCATTTCTTCGAAGTGGCCGATAAGGAAAAAGTCTGGACGCATCTTCGGATGCACATCTATCCCGATGGCGGTGTTGCACGTCTACGCGTCTACGGCGCGGCCTATTTCGACTGGTCGAAGGTGGGTGGCACCGAAGAAGTCGACCTTGGCTATATCTTCAACGGCGCCAAGGCGCTTGCCTGGTCGGATGCGCATTATGGCCACCCCGACAAGATGCTCGGACCGGGCCGTGGTCTCAACATGGGCGACGGCTGGGAAACAAAGCGCCGGCGTGGCCCCGGCCATGACTGGACGATCATCCGCCTAGGTCATCCCGGTACCATCAACCGCGTTATCGTCGACACCGCATTCTTCAAGGGCAATTTTCCGGATACGTGCGAACTGCTTGGCGCTTATTTGCCCGGTCACGGCGACACCTTCACCGATGCGGAGATCGCCGCCTCGGAGAACTGGAAGCCGATCCTTCCGCGCCAGAAGCTGCAGATGGATCACATCCACGAATATGGCGCCGATGTCTTGGCGTCCATCGGCCCGGTAACGCATGTGCGATTCGCCATGCATCCGGACGGCGGCGTCATGCGGCTTAGGCTTTTCGGGAACAAGGCCTAG
- the uraD gene encoding 2-oxo-4-hydroxy-4-carboxy-5-ureidoimidazoline decarboxylase, whose protein sequence is MISRDDFVTRFGGVFEHSPFIAERAYDAGGIVEPLTSVGVHGALVAIFRRASADERLGVLRAHPDLAGRLAIAGKLTEDSRKEQAGAGLDRLTPAEHARFTELNTAYVTKFGFPFIIAVRGLGKDDILTAFETRIGNDRDAEFATATAQVERIAMLRLQSMLPET, encoded by the coding sequence ATGATATCGCGCGACGATTTTGTGACCCGCTTCGGCGGCGTCTTCGAGCACTCTCCGTTCATTGCCGAACGAGCTTATGACGCTGGTGGCATTGTCGAACCGTTGACGTCAGTCGGCGTACATGGCGCTCTGGTTGCGATTTTCCGCAGGGCCAGTGCTGACGAGCGGCTTGGCGTTTTGCGGGCGCATCCCGACCTCGCCGGTCGGCTGGCCATTGCCGGCAAGCTCACTGAGGACAGCCGCAAAGAGCAGGCAGGCGCCGGACTTGATCGGCTGACACCGGCTGAGCATGCTCGCTTCACCGAGCTCAACACGGCTTACGTGACGAAATTCGGCTTTCCTTTTATTATTGCGGTCAGGGGGCTCGGCAAAGACGATATCCTCACCGCCTTCGAAACGCGGATCGGCAATGACCGGGACGCGGAATTTGCGACCGCAACGGCGCAGGTGGAGAGGATCGCGATGCTACGCCTGCAATCCATGCTTCCGGAGACTTGA